In Primulina huaijiensis isolate GDHJ02 chromosome 4, ASM1229523v2, whole genome shotgun sequence, a genomic segment contains:
- the LOC140975414 gene encoding serine/threonine protein phosphatase 2A 57 kDa regulatory subunit B' theta isoform-like: MIKQILGKIPRKHSKSAGDSNLSSSSSTSSKRGDGGSKRLSTAVDEVISAPFSALSTGNNSEDSFIRDKNLKINGSSISGSYEALPSFKDTSSSEKQLLFIRKVKMCCVLFDFTDPTKNLKEKEIKRQTLLEIVEYITSANGKFTETVMQEVVKMVSVNIFREFTPQPRDNKVIDGVELDEEEPAMDPAWPHLQVVYEYLLRFVASPETDAKVAKRYIDHSFVLKLLNLFDSEDPREREYLKTILHRIYGKFMVHRSFIRKAINNIFYHFVFETDKHNGIAEFLEVLGSIINGFALPLKEEHKLFLVRTLIPLHKPKCLAMYHQQLSYCITQFVEKDSKLADIVIRGLIKYWPVTNSSKEVLFLNELEEVLEATQPPEFQRCMVPLFHQISHCLSSLHFQVAERALFLWNNDHIDSLIKQNRKIILPIIFPALERNARHHWNQVVHSLTLNVRKNLYDHDPDLFKACQIKFQDDEAKENERKEKRESTWIHLEEHAAKRAASSQAILVPRTGAT, from the exons ATGATCAAACAAATTCTCGGAAAGATTCCCAGAAAGCATTCAAAGTCTGCGGGAGACTCGAACCTCTCTTCAAGTTCTTCAACTTCTTCAAAGAGAGGCGATGGGGGGAGTAAACGATTAAGCACTGCAGTAGATGAAGTTATTTCAGCCCCTTTTTCGGCTTTAAGTACTGGGAATAATTCAGAAGATAGTTTTATTCGAGATAAAAACTTGAAAATCAATGGAAGTTCTATCTCCGGTTCATATGAAGCATTGCCGAGTTTCAAAGACACCTCAAGCTCTGAAAAGCAGTTATTATTTATCAGAAAAGTGAAGATGTGCTGCGTTTTGTTCGACTTCACCGACCCTACAAAGAACCTTAAGGAAAAGGAGATCAAGAGGCAGACCCTGTTAGAGATAGTGGAGTACATAACATCTGCGAATGGAAAATTTACAGAAACTGTAATGCAGGAAGTTGTTAAGATGGTATCTGTGAATATATTTCGGGAATTCACTCCTCAGCCAAGGGATAACAAGGTTATAGATGGTGTTGAATTGGACGAGGAAGAGCCTGCCATGGATCCTGCATGGCCTCATCTGCAAGTTGTGTATGAATATTTGCTCAGGTTTGTTGCTTCACCTGAAACCGATGCTAAGGTTGCCAAAAGATACATTGATCATTCCTTTGTTCTGAAATTGCTAAATCTTTTCGACTCTGAAGATCCTAGAGAGAGGGAATATTTGAAAACCATACTACACCGTATCTACGGGAAATTTATGGTTCACCGGTCGTTTATCAGGAAAGCCATCAACAACATTTTctatcattttgtttttgagaCTGATAAGCATAATGGCATTGCTGAATTTCTTGAAGTGCTTGGTAGTATAATCAATGGATTTGCTTTGCCTCTAAAAGAAGAGCACAAACTCTTTCTTGTCCGGACATTAATTCCTCTACACAAACCAAAATGCCTGGCCATGTATCACCAACAGCTATCTTATTGTATTACACAATTTGTGGAGAAAGACTCGAAGCTTGCTGATATTGTTATTAGGGGATTGATCAAGTATTGGCCGGTCACTAATAGCTCTAAAGAAGTTCTGTTTCTTAATGAGCTGGAGGAGGTTTTAGAAGCGACACAGCCACCTGAGTTCCAACGCTGCATGGTACCTTTGTTTCATCAAATTTCACACTGTTTGAGTAGCTTACACTTTCAG GTGGCGGAGAGAGCTCTGTTTTTGTGGAACAACGATCACATTGACAGCCTCATCAAACAAAACCGCAAGATCATTCTGCCTATCATCTTTCCTGCTTTAGAGAGAAATGCCAGACACCACTGGAATCAGGTTGTGCACAGTTTGACACTAAATGTTCGCAAAAACTTGTACGATCACGACCCGGACCTATTCAAGGCATGCCAGATCAAGTTTCAGGACGACGAAGCAAAGGAAAACGAGAGAAAAGAGAAACGTGAATCCACGTGGATACACTTGGAAGAGCACGCCGCAAAAAGGGCTGCGAGTAGTCAAGCTATTCTTGTTCCTCGAACTGGGGCAACTTAG
- the LOC140975417 gene encoding uncharacterized protein, whose protein sequence is MRGVEDKGCLNNGTTQEISGGSCISFDFHKRNGHHHRTALGKPTPSKWDDAQKWLVNLSRGEKNQAKASPRNSNADDRRLIVPVPKKDYSSGEEEVENDCPGSESMNRDEVETKTMDCDESVWRISKPVDSSKSVVRSVCVRDMGTEMTPIASQEPSRAGTPIRANTPAPRSPIASEPSSSLRCQNGGVTMAPESEAKNEPKRAARKANVEEQEPDNIAENMSKTTDQSRNLNALEIRATAWDEAERAKYMARYKREEVKIQAWENHQKRIAEMEMRKTESKAERLKSRAQEKYTNKLAATRRIAEEQRANAEAKLNEMAVKTSERADYIRRTGHLPSTFSFKLPSCCW, encoded by the exons ATGAGAGGTGTAGAGGATAAGGGATGCTTGAACAATGGCACTACACAGGAGATATCCGGTGGGAGTTGCATAAGTTTCGATTTTCACAAGAGAAATGGACATCATCATCGGACGGCATTGGGAAAGCCGACTCCTTCGAAATGGGACGATGCTCAGAAGTGGCTGGTGAATCTGTCCAGGGGGGAGAAGAATCAGGCCAAGGCCTCACCACGTAATTCGAATGCGGATGACCGGAGATTGATTGTGCCTGTGCCGAAGAAAGACTACTCAAGCGGTGAAGAGGAGGTGGAAAACGACTGCCCTGGCTCGGAGAGCATGAATCGAGATGAAGTCGAAACCAAAACCATGGACTGCGATGAGTCGGTATGGCGAATCAGCAAGCCTGTTGACAGTTCTAAATCAGTTGTGAGATCTGTGTGTGTCAGAGATATGGGCACAGAAATGACACCGATTGCTAGCCAAGAGCCATCCAGAGCGGGTACCCCGATTCGGGCCAATACTCCGGCTCCAAGGAGTCCTATAGCATCAGAGCCATCCAGTTCTTTGAGGTGTCAAAATGGTGGTGTAACAATGGCACCCGAAAGTGAGGCGAAAAACGAGCCGAAAAGGGCAGcaagaaaagctaatgtagAAGAACAAGAACCCGATAACATCGCTGAGAACATGAGCAAGACTACTGATCAATCAAGAAACCTGAATGCTCTAGAAATTCGAGCAACTGCTTGGGACGAGGCCGAACGGGCAAAATACATGGCAAG GTACAAGCGCGAAGAGGTGAAGATTCAGGCTTGGGAGAATCATCAGAAAAGGATAGCTGAAATGGAAATGAGAAAGACAGAG TCGAAAGCTGAGAGATTGAAATCTCGAGCCCAAGAGAAGTACACGAACAAGCTTGCAGCAACCAGGAGGATAGCTGAGGAGCAACGAGCAAATGCCGAGGCCAAACTGAACGAAATGGCTGTGAAGACATCAGAAAGAGCAGATTATATACGAAGAACAGGCCATCTTCCCTCTACTTTCTCCTTCAAGTTGCCTTCCTGCTGCTGGTAG
- the LOC140975416 gene encoding uncharacterized protein, whose protein sequence is MGMDETVGSNMGMIQDSMQKSTAAAAGATTSYDSSSFLTNCPLMSALLAFAIAQSLKLVTSWYKENHWDLKQLVGSGGMPSSHSATVVALALAVGLQDGFGGSLFATAFILACVVMYDATGVRLHAGRQAEVLNQIVCELPAEHPLAESRPLRELLGHTPSQVIAGALLGLFTATIIHLIGGSSGQA, encoded by the exons ATGGGAATGGATGAAACGGTGGGATCGAACATGGGAATGATCCAAGATTCGATGCAAAAGTCAACTGCAGCAGCAGCTGGAGCGACCACCTCGTATGATTCGTCCTCATTTTTGACGAATTGCCCGTTGATGTCTGCCCTCTTGGCGTTTGCTATCGCCCAGTCCTTAAAGCTCGTCACTTCCTG GTACAAGGAAAACCATTGGGACCTTAAGCAACTTGTTGGATCTGGTGGCATGCCATCATCTCATTCAGCAACAGTAGTCGCTCTTGCACTGGCTGTTGGTTTACAAGACGGTTTTGGAGGATCACTGTTTGCTACTGCATTTATATTGGCTTGCGTG GTGATGTATGATGCAACTGGTGTAAGATTACACGCTGGACGTCAAGCAGAG GTTCTAAATCAAATAGTATGCGAACTTCCAGCTGAACATCCTCTTGCTGAGAGCCGACCTCTGCGTGAACTTCTTGGCCACACTCCTTCTCAG GTCATTGCTGGAGCATTGTTGGGACTTTTTACTGCAACAATCATTCATTTGATCGGTGGCTCTAGTGGCCAAGCTTGA
- the LOC140975415 gene encoding ATP-dependent DNA helicase Q-like 5: protein MDSDSDSAGSHISSTPPRGPPTTSVPRRTQPLMTLLSSTKARTKISASAATTSRLILNPKISRISSKSQPNWDSNTSKSEPVEAQPQILRNLFSDLPLQIKEPDNLQNYKNASEFLLPGGHCTSRFASLVSSRGKDLNFQADVLVQTKGEGCSDRSADFEEFKVEAVANGMAKRKGRKGLNLIGGNVPDALPVKRPKCVSEGNFVKLNINGYGRKKFRYVNKKNSFSKSSRRWKFNRKTKEIRRIGGEDCEAFDEEGLVVDVQEGEVGLCFDDNELIVEAVMKVRNEASEKNLLNLLKLTHGYDSFRNGQLDAIKMVLNGNSTMLVLPTGAGKSLCYQLPALVFPGVTLVVSPLVALMIDQLKQLAPSIPGGLLCSSQTAEQASETLRSLQEGGIKVLFVSPERFLNEEFISIFSSSSILSLVVIDEAHCVSEWSHNFRPSYMRLRGSLLHGRLNAGCILAMTATATTRTLHNVMHALEIPATNLIKLDNLRENLHLSISVSGNRMKDLMALIKSSPFSDIKSIIIYCKFQSETDMISRYLCDNNMSAKSYHSGLPAKDRSRIQDLFCSNKIRVVVATVAFGMGLDKRDVGAVIHYCLPESLEEYVQEIGRAGRDGTSSYCHLFFDHTSYYKLRSLMYSDGVDEYAINKLLCHIFMTRRLSDNEICSLVKDSAGRKFDMKEEVILTILTQLELGEVQYIHLLPQITVSCTLNFHQTSPALLAGGDSVVGAILKKSEVKDGQYLFDMSSIANSLRMETFDLSNHLQSLKLKGEITYELKDQAYCYRVLEVPKDICSLAADLSNWLREIETCKIRKIDAAYDAAVFATKFCDRAQGCYKNQHTACLQTKILEYFTRDADADVLTNQMDQSSPFLRADVKVFLRSNSHAKFTPRAIARIFHGLSSPAFPSATWSRTHFWGRYAQMDFKVVMEAAKAELMNFVGKDLI, encoded by the exons ATGGATTCCGATTCAGACTCGGCCGGATCTCACATCTCCTCCACCCCGCCGCGTGGTCCACCAACCACCTCTGTTCCACGGCGGACGCAGCCTCTGATGACCCTTCTGTCTTCCACCAAAGCGAGAACCAAAATCTCAGCTTCCGCAGCTACCACTTCTCGGCTAATTTTGAATCCCAAAATCTCTAGGATAAGCTCAAAATCACAACCGAATTGGGATTCGAATACATCTAAATCAGAGCCGGTCGAAGCCCAGCCCCAAATCTTACGTAATTTGTTTTCCGACTTACCTTTACAGATAAAGGAACCAGACAACCTTCAAAATTACAAGAATGCCTCGGAGTTCCTCCTTCCTGGAGGCCACTGCACATCCAGATTTGCTTCATTAGTGAGCTCAAGGGGTAAAGATCTTAACTTTCAGGCTGATGTTTTGGTTCAGACAAAAGGTGAAGGTTGTTCTGACAGAAGTGCAGATTTCGAAGAatttaaagttgaagctgtTGCTAACGGGATGGCAAAGAGAAAAGGAAGGAAGGGCCTTAATTTGATAGGAGGTAATGTTCCTGATGCACTGCCCGTGAAAAGGCCTAAATGTGTAAGTGAAGGTAATTTTGTGAAGCTTAATATTAACGGGTACGGGAGGAAAAAGTTCAGATATGTGAATAAAAAGAACAGCTTCAGTAAATCAAGTAGGCGATGGAAATTTAATAGAAAAACTAAAGAAATCAGAAGAATTGGAGGAGAAGACTGTGAGGCTTTTGATGAAGAAGGTTTGGTTGTGGATGTCCAAGAGGGGGAAGTTGGATTATGTTTTGATGATAATGAACTGATTGTAGAGGCCGTGATGAAGGTGAGAAATGAGGCATCCGAAAAGAATTTGTTGAATTTGTTGAAGTTGACACATGGTTATGATTCATTTAGGAATGGTCAGTTGGATGCAATAAAGATGGTTCTTAATGGGAACTCCACAATGCTGGTCTTGCCAACGGGAGCTGGAAAGTCGCTTTGTTACCAACTGCCTGCTTTGGTATTTCCAGGAGTCACGCTTGTAGTGAGCCCTCTGGTAGCTTTGATGATTGATCAGCTCAAGCAGCTAGCTCCCTCGATTCCGGGTGGTCTCTTATGTAGCAGTCAG ACGGCAGAACAGGCATCAGAAACACTCAGGTCACTGCAAGAAGGAGGAATAAAG GTCCTTTTTGTCTCACCAGAAAGATTTTTGAATGAAGAATTCATATCAATATTTTCCAGCTCTTCAATTTTATCTCTTGTGGTCATCGATGAGGCCCACTGTGTTTCCGAATG GTCACACAATTTTCGACCTTCATATATGAGGCTCAGAGGCTCTTTGCTGCATGGTAGGCTTAATGCTGGATGCATTCTTGCTATGACTGCAACTGCAACAACCAGAACTTTGCATAATGTAATGCATGCCTTAGAGATTCCTGCAACAAATCTTATTAAGTTGGACAACTTGAGGGAAAATCTGCATCTGTCGATTTCAGTGAGTGGAAACAG AATGAAGGATTTGATGGCACTGATAAAGTCTTCTCCATTTTCGGATATCAAAAGCATCATTATATATTGTAAATTCCAG TCTGAAACCGACATGATAAGCAGATACCTCTGTGATAACAATATGTCAGCAAAG AGTTACCACAGTGGTCTTCCTGCGAAAGATAGGAGTCGCATACAGGATTTATTTTGTTCTAACAAGATAAGAGTG GTTGTTGCAACAGTGGCTTTTGGCATGGGGCTTGATAAAAGAGATGTTGGAGCT GTAATTCATTATTGTTTACCAGAAAGCTTGGAAGAGTATGTTCAG GAAATTGGCCGTGCAGGACGAGATGGCACATCGTCTTATTGTCATCTTTTCTTCGATCATACCTCATACTATAAGCTTCGGAGTTTGATGTACAG TGATGGAGTCGATGAATATGCTATCAACAAGTTACTGTGCCACATTTTTATGACTAGAAGACTCTCAGACAATGAAATTTGCTCTCTAGTCAAGGACTCTGCGGGTCGGAAATTTGACATGAAAGAAGAG GTAATTCTGACGATATTAACACAGTTAGAGTTGGGTGAAGTGCAATACATTCATTTGCTTCCACAAATAACAGTGTCTTGCACTTTAAACTTTCATCAG ACATCGCCAGCACTGCTTGCAGGTGGGGATTCTGTGGTTGGGGCAATTTTAAAGAA GTCTGAGGTGAAGGATGGACAATATCTGTTTGACATGTCGTCCATTGCAAATAGCCTTAGAATGGAAACTTTCGACTTGTCAAACCATTTGCAGAGTCTAAAG TTGAAGGGGGAAATTACGTATGAATTAAAAGATCAGGCCTACTGTTATCGAGTTCTTGAGGTCCCGAAAGATATATGTTCTTTGGCAGCAGACCTTTCTAATTGGCTACGTGAGATCGAGACCTGTAAG ATCCGGAAAATTGATGCAGCATATGATGCTGCAGTCTTTGCTACAAAATTTTGTGACAGGGCCCAAGGTTGCTACAAGAACCAACACACTGCATGTCTGCAAACAAAAATTCTGGAGTACTTCACTCGGGATGCTGATGCTGATGTTCTCACAAACCAGATGGATCAAAGCAG TCCATTTTTAAGAGCTGACGTGAAG GTTTTTCTCCGGAGTAATTCACATGCGAAATTTACTCCTCGGGCAATTGCAAGAATATTCCATGGACTTTCCAGCCCTGCCTTTCCCTCAGCTACTTGGTCAAGAACTCATTTCTG GGGAAGGTATGCACAAATGGACTTTAAAGTGGTGATGGAGGCAGCAAAGGCAGAGCTCATGAATTTTGTTGGGAAGGATCTGATATAA